In one window of Leptospira sp. WS92.C1 DNA:
- a CDS encoding MORN repeat-containing protein, translating into MNVGRSDFISYSKIMILLQTYIKTKSNPSVRTLKQNPSIGLPSFLVMFLFLLSNCSGGNLKTEPNESANRVESSTYIEDKKTEREAETTDVSDRSETPDSKDGKGCIEGNCTTGNGTFVYDNGDEYKGGFLDDMRNGSGKIRYTNGDKFDGIFKDDLKDGKGTYVFKNGAILEGTFQAGSLIGPGKVRFPDTSIYEGEFQDEKNSSEGTLSSTRDGSKRNCKIENKIVLCGGPSGNTGNIKPLH; encoded by the coding sequence ATGAATGTTGGCAGAAGCGATTTTATTTCGTATTCAAAAATTATGATACTCTTGCAAACATATATCAAAACGAAATCAAATCCATCCGTTCGAACATTGAAACAAAACCCAAGTATCGGGCTTCCGAGTTTTCTTGTTATGTTCCTTTTTTTATTGAGCAATTGCTCCGGGGGAAATCTCAAAACGGAACCCAACGAATCCGCAAACAGGGTCGAAAGTTCGACCTACATTGAAGACAAAAAAACGGAAAGAGAGGCGGAAACGACAGACGTTTCCGATCGTTCGGAAACCCCCGATTCAAAAGACGGAAAGGGTTGTATCGAAGGAAATTGTACGACTGGAAACGGAACCTTTGTCTATGACAACGGCGACGAATACAAGGGCGGATTTTTGGACGATATGAGAAACGGTTCCGGAAAAATCCGATATACAAACGGAGACAAATTTGACGGTATCTTTAAGGATGACCTCAAAGACGGCAAAGGCACTTATGTTTTTAAAAACGGGGCCATATTAGAAGGGACCTTCCAAGCAGGATCTTTGATCGGCCCTGGTAAGGTTCGTTTTCCGGATACAAGTATTTATGAAGGGGAATTCCAAGACGAAAAAAATTCGTCCGAAGGAACCTTGAGTTCAACACGTGACGGATCCAAAAGAAACTGTAAAATCGAAAACAAAATCGTCCTCTGCGGCGGTCCAAGCGGCAACACGGGAAACATCAAACCGCTTCACTGA
- a CDS encoding DMT family transporter, giving the protein MSSESKTKIFLEFQFAMILISGNVLFAKLIDESVWMITFGRTFFASAGLYLFLKWRDKPIFFPTKTENFAGLGSGILLAVHWIFFFTSARLASPAIAVLTLFTHPMVTVFIEPIYFSSRPRWKDILLALLILLGVGILIPEFKPGNDLFLGIIAGLLSSLTFAFRNLLSKKYLSHHSSPQVMFVQSLASAFILAPVCYSETIPIEIKSLGPIFLLGIFFTAFAHTLYVKSMFQLKLKTAGILSGIQPVYSILLAWLVLGDIPSYRELIGGTLILIAGTLETIQFKKET; this is encoded by the coding sequence ATGTCTTCCGAATCCAAAACAAAAATCTTTTTAGAATTTCAATTTGCTATGATCCTCATCAGCGGGAACGTCCTTTTTGCCAAATTGATCGACGAAAGCGTCTGGATGATCACGTTTGGAAGAACCTTTTTTGCAAGCGCAGGATTGTACCTTTTTTTAAAGTGGAGAGACAAACCTATTTTCTTTCCAACCAAGACGGAAAATTTCGCGGGTCTCGGAAGCGGGATTCTTTTAGCGGTTCACTGGATTTTCTTTTTTACTTCCGCAAGACTCGCCTCTCCCGCAATCGCAGTCCTAACCCTTTTTACACATCCGATGGTAACTGTTTTTATAGAACCGATTTATTTCTCCAGTCGTCCCCGATGGAAGGATATTTTACTCGCACTTTTGATATTACTGGGAGTCGGAATTCTAATTCCGGAATTCAAACCTGGAAACGATTTATTTTTAGGGATCATCGCAGGGCTTCTTTCTTCTTTGACCTTCGCATTCCGAAATTTATTAAGCAAAAAATATCTTTCTCATCATAGCAGTCCTCAAGTGATGTTCGTTCAATCCTTGGCATCCGCGTTTATACTGGCGCCGGTTTGTTATTCGGAAACGATTCCGATCGAAATCAAATCTTTAGGACCGATCTTTTTGCTTGGAATCTTTTTTACTGCCTTCGCCCATACTCTGTATGTAAAATCGATGTTTCAGTTGAAACTCAAAACCGCGGGAATTCTGTCAGGTATTCAACCAGTATATTCCATTCTTCTTGCATGGTTGGTCTTGGGAGATATTCCGAGTTATCGGGAACTCATCGGAGGAACTTTGATTTTGATAGCCGGAACTTTAGAAACGATTCAGTTCAAAAAGGAAACATAG